The Sorangiineae bacterium MSr11367 genome window below encodes:
- a CDS encoding phospholipase C, phosphocholine-specific, whose translation MSKQDRRQFLKFGVSAATSAAVLAALPKSIQAALATPANRVSGTLQDVEHIIVLMQENRSFDHYFGTFNGVRGFGDPRPVPLPSGRTVWYQPVGRHGDRRSGHQNVGFDHWHEKDAWYEGDPAAQNRLPYVLPFRLNAKKTRAQYLQGTDHSWKLEQGIFKNWDVWVPLKSEMSMGYFHAKDDLPFYYQLANAFTICDAYHCSIFGNTEPNRQYYTSGASVYTMSGHDGNTKKRLKGQELDNNWTGDMDKDEPWSGLSWKSYAQQLQEHGVAWKVYQALSNYGCNSFAYHSYFRKLDKSSELYARGRAYTPAQGHETPAETVARAIKTDVERKQLPSVAWVICPDAYCEHPTACPAAGQEFVDKVLEALTSDPDTWSKTIFILNYDENDGLFDHVPPYVPPVNTRHYGYQGLSTVCVDEENYNGVPIGLGPRVPMLVVSPWSKGGWVCSQVFDHTSVLRLIEKRFGVKCDNISPWRRTVCGDLTSAFDFKTPDAAWVTTLPDTSGYVKAADEVYQRTSYPQRPASQTKPIQARGQRPARPLPYEMRTAARVDPAARKVWLDFANPGAAGAPFIVYQREGTLYDDSDKVYDRDDTVFTTPNHVVQPANDHQGPWQYTVEAGKSLSDSWAPSTSGALAGIYHLSVYGPNGYYYECRGSVDAKTLPEVTLEYIPSEGNVALRLENPGPEDRIFVVANAFNPDHPRTVRVAAGTSAREKWDLSRSSRWFDLLVTTEGEDPVLRRFAGHVETGQRSATDPRMGGEALELR comes from the coding sequence ATGTCCAAGCAAGATCGTCGGCAATTCCTGAAGTTCGGTGTCTCTGCAGCGACTTCAGCGGCCGTCCTCGCGGCCCTGCCGAAGAGCATCCAAGCGGCCCTCGCCACCCCCGCGAACCGCGTCTCGGGGACCCTCCAGGATGTCGAGCACATCATCGTGCTGATGCAGGAAAATCGCTCGTTCGATCATTACTTTGGCACCTTCAATGGGGTTCGAGGATTCGGAGATCCTCGGCCCGTCCCGTTGCCGTCGGGGCGCACTGTTTGGTATCAGCCCGTGGGACGACACGGAGACAGGCGCTCCGGGCACCAAAATGTGGGCTTCGATCACTGGCACGAGAAGGACGCGTGGTACGAGGGCGATCCGGCCGCGCAAAACCGGCTCCCGTATGTGTTGCCGTTCCGGTTGAACGCGAAGAAAACCCGAGCCCAGTACCTCCAAGGCACGGATCATAGTTGGAAGCTCGAGCAGGGGATCTTCAAGAACTGGGACGTGTGGGTGCCCTTGAAGAGCGAGATGTCGATGGGGTACTTCCACGCCAAGGACGATCTGCCCTTCTATTACCAATTGGCGAATGCATTCACGATCTGCGACGCGTACCACTGCTCGATCTTTGGGAATACGGAGCCCAATCGTCAGTATTATACGAGCGGTGCGAGCGTGTACACGATGAGCGGACATGACGGGAATACGAAGAAGCGTCTGAAGGGGCAGGAGCTCGACAACAATTGGACGGGCGATATGGACAAGGACGAGCCCTGGTCCGGACTATCGTGGAAGAGCTATGCCCAGCAATTGCAAGAGCATGGGGTGGCCTGGAAGGTCTATCAGGCGCTATCGAATTACGGGTGCAACTCGTTCGCGTACCATAGCTATTTTCGCAAGTTGGACAAATCATCGGAACTCTATGCGCGGGGAAGAGCGTATACGCCTGCCCAGGGACACGAGACCCCCGCCGAGACGGTGGCGCGCGCCATCAAGACGGACGTCGAACGAAAGCAGCTGCCGTCGGTTGCGTGGGTGATTTGTCCGGATGCCTATTGCGAGCATCCGACCGCGTGTCCCGCCGCGGGGCAGGAGTTCGTGGACAAAGTGTTGGAGGCGTTGACGTCGGATCCAGATACGTGGTCGAAGACGATCTTCATCCTCAATTACGATGAAAATGATGGGCTCTTCGATCACGTCCCACCGTACGTACCTCCCGTGAATACACGCCATTATGGCTACCAGGGGCTGAGCACGGTGTGTGTGGACGAGGAGAACTACAATGGCGTTCCGATCGGCCTCGGGCCTCGCGTCCCCATGCTCGTGGTGTCCCCGTGGAGCAAGGGAGGATGGGTATGCTCCCAGGTGTTCGATCACACGTCCGTTTTGCGATTGATCGAGAAGCGCTTCGGCGTCAAGTGCGATAACATTTCACCTTGGCGCCGCACCGTCTGCGGAGATCTGACATCCGCGTTCGACTTCAAGACCCCAGACGCGGCGTGGGTGACGACGTTGCCCGATACGAGCGGCTACGTGAAGGCGGCGGACGAGGTGTACCAACGCACCTCGTACCCGCAACGTCCGGCTTCGCAGACGAAGCCCATTCAAGCGCGCGGGCAACGCCCTGCGCGTCCTTTGCCCTACGAGATGCGGACGGCCGCTCGCGTGGATCCGGCGGCGAGGAAGGTCTGGCTCGACTTCGCGAACCCCGGGGCCGCGGGCGCCCCGTTCATCGTCTACCAACGCGAGGGGACCCTCTACGACGACTCCGACAAGGTCTACGACCGGGACGATACGGTATTTACCACGCCCAACCACGTGGTCCAGCCCGCGAACGATCACCAAGGGCCTTGGCAATATACGGTGGAGGCAGGGAAATCACTCTCCGATAGCTGGGCGCCGTCGACGTCCGGCGCCCTGGCGGGAATATACCATTTGTCCGTGTACGGCCCGAATGGCTACTATTACGAATGCCGCGGATCGGTGGATGCCAAAACGCTGCCCGAGGTCACGCTCGAGTACATTCCTAGCGAGGGAAATGTGGCGCTGAGGCTCGAGAATCCCGGCCCCGAGGACCGCATCTTCGTCGTAGCGAACGCGTTCAATCCGGATCATCCGCGAACCGTCCGCGTGGCCGCAGGAACGTCGGCGCGCGAGAAGTGGGATTTGTCTCGGAGCTCCCGTTGGTTCGACTTGCTGGTGACGACGGAGGGGGAAGATCCGGTTTTGCGCCGGTTCGCGGGCCATGTCGAAACGGGGCAGAGGAGCGCGACGGATCCGAGGATGGGCGGCGAGGCATTGGAGCTCCGGTAA
- a CDS encoding carboxypeptidase-like regulatory domain-containing protein, which translates to MSLILLGCLFGVWQLRRSSGGAEKEDVPEPTSAPSEAMVPAEPDESPPTRATIAGRVTDASGAPVAEATVCISGWSPTLVSADMREPRCTVTGTGGAYRLAELPPATYHALGDARQ; encoded by the coding sequence TTGAGCCTGATTTTACTCGGTTGCCTATTTGGCGTATGGCAACTACGCCGTAGCTCGGGCGGCGCGGAGAAGGAAGACGTCCCGGAGCCCACCTCCGCGCCGAGCGAGGCCATGGTGCCTGCCGAGCCGGACGAGTCTCCCCCTACCCGCGCAACGATCGCGGGCCGCGTCACCGATGCGAGCGGCGCGCCGGTCGCGGAAGCCACCGTGTGCATCTCCGGGTGGTCACCCACGTTGGTTTCGGCGGACATGCGCGAGCCTCGATGCACGGTGACGGGCACCGGCGGTGCGTATCGTCTGGCCGAACTACCGCCCGCGACCTACCACGCTCTCGGTGACGCCCGTCAATGA
- a CDS encoding DUF4157 domain-containing protein → MSGVRIFVKPPGLTANNPTAATPKPALRSRILEAPKEAPFERIPNRSGFDLSSVPAYGPEGPREHPMVVARRQLLRVHQTMQAKLQAKLQADAVNDPLEHEADRVADAVVSGNHVALPTTTATAQAAQRKCTACEEDEKVDGALQRKAVGDANVQAPAAVDHVLRSSGRSLDASTREFMESRFGQDFSDVRIHDDTNAQQSAHAVRARAYTVGGDVVFGAGQYQPESTEGRRLLAHELTHVVQQGVGERRIQRAPLGEVWSEYVSKPYQSGKEKVYSSLIDAYEGYRRGVIAAMRRTASQLSGRSRGAALEVVGILDAATKVTTTLAYAEVGILVGAGEGFVDLIEGIISLLYNVCDLVVRFFYGFIDHGQAFDERANEIVGALKGLPDALDHLVTDWLARFSAAPTARKSIMVGELIGQIIALIATFEVAAGKAGQIPRLTLPTIVTQGNSLALATAAADVGPAAAAGVRVGGAALLTTGGAGGKDASRQGAPELGVENATPEKASTKGETRTDQAQKAAEGVETIAGRLLGSNNGSVTRSLQELSAMKLGQDKAIEVLQQMYKASGRGTGGLSTLADGAKALLSRRIGPNQAILVIDVEGAVRTATATIELSGDLTNPLRAVDILF, encoded by the coding sequence ATGAGCGGCGTGCGGATCTTCGTAAAGCCGCCCGGGCTAACGGCAAACAACCCCACGGCAGCGACTCCAAAACCGGCCCTGCGCTCTCGCATACTCGAGGCGCCCAAAGAGGCACCCTTCGAACGTATTCCCAATCGGAGCGGCTTCGATCTCTCCAGCGTGCCCGCGTACGGCCCCGAAGGGCCACGGGAGCATCCGATGGTGGTTGCGCGGCGCCAGTTGCTGCGCGTCCACCAAACTATGCAAGCCAAGTTGCAGGCAAAATTGCAGGCGGATGCAGTGAACGATCCGCTCGAGCACGAAGCGGACCGCGTGGCCGACGCAGTGGTCTCCGGCAACCATGTTGCCTTACCGACGACCACGGCCACCGCGCAAGCCGCTCAGCGCAAATGCACCGCATGTGAGGAGGACGAGAAGGTCGATGGTGCGTTGCAACGAAAAGCCGTCGGCGATGCCAACGTCCAAGCGCCTGCGGCCGTCGACCACGTGCTTCGTTCGTCGGGTCGGTCTCTTGATGCGTCCACGCGCGAATTCATGGAGTCACGCTTTGGCCAAGACTTCAGCGACGTGCGCATTCACGATGATACCAACGCCCAACAGTCTGCGCACGCCGTCCGTGCTCGAGCGTACACAGTGGGTGGCGACGTCGTTTTTGGCGCAGGCCAATACCAGCCCGAGTCCACGGAAGGGCGCAGACTGCTCGCGCACGAATTGACGCACGTCGTGCAGCAGGGCGTAGGCGAGCGTCGGATCCAGCGCGCCCCCCTCGGGGAGGTCTGGTCCGAATATGTCTCAAAGCCGTATCAATCAGGAAAGGAAAAGGTATATTCATCGCTAATCGATGCCTACGAGGGTTATCGACGCGGTGTCATCGCAGCGATGCGCCGCACGGCCAGTCAACTATCGGGCCGGAGTCGGGGCGCAGCGCTGGAAGTCGTCGGTATTCTTGATGCGGCCACCAAGGTCACGACGACCCTCGCATATGCTGAAGTGGGCATCCTCGTCGGCGCAGGAGAAGGATTTGTCGACCTAATCGAGGGCATCATCTCGCTTCTCTACAACGTCTGCGATTTGGTCGTTCGTTTCTTCTATGGATTCATCGACCACGGTCAAGCATTCGACGAGCGCGCCAACGAAATCGTAGGCGCCCTCAAAGGATTGCCCGATGCTTTGGACCATTTGGTTACCGATTGGCTCGCCCGATTCTCCGCTGCGCCGACAGCACGCAAGAGCATCATGGTCGGCGAGTTGATCGGACAGATTATCGCCCTTATTGCGACCTTCGAGGTTGCCGCTGGCAAGGCGGGGCAGATCCCGAGGCTCACGCTGCCGACCATTGTCACGCAAGGCAACAGCCTTGCACTGGCCACGGCCGCCGCAGACGTTGGCCCCGCGGCGGCGGCGGGCGTTCGCGTGGGTGGTGCCGCGCTCTTGACCACGGGCGGTGCGGGCGGGAAGGATGCATCCCGCCAAGGCGCTCCGGAGCTTGGGGTGGAGAACGCGACTCCGGAGAAAGCCAGCACGAAGGGAGAGACAAGGACCGACCAAGCACAAAAAGCCGCAGAGGGCGTGGAAACTATTGCGGGTCGATTGCTGGGCTCGAATAATGGAAGCGTGACACGCTCCCTCCAAGAGCTGAGCGCAATGAAGCTTGGCCAGGACAAGGCGATTGAGGTGCTTCAGCAGATGTACAAAGCGTCCGGCCGCGGGACTGGGGGGCTCTCCACTCTCGCCGACGGGGCGAAGGCTCTGCTGTCGAGGCGCATCGGACCAAATCAAGCAATCCTCGTGATCGATGTTGAAGGCGCGGTAAGGACTGCCACCGCGACCATCGAATTGAGCGGTGACTTGACCAATCCGCTTCGTGCTGTGGACATCTTGTTTTGA
- a CDS encoding VanW family protein: MIRPHGDCPRWLQENKVTNLATALPFLDGLIVRPGEYFSFCHVVGRPTRARGFVDGMELAQGRARPGVGGGICQLANMIHWLALHSPLVVVERSTHSMDPFPDRERSIPFGTGASIFYNYIDLVIHNPTRSTFQFRFQLSTRDLIGELRSSKRLKYSYSVFEREHRFVRQGGDVFRENSLWRRIRLRQGGALIGEEFIKRNRARVLYEVEPQIVEAA; this comes from the coding sequence TTGATCCGGCCACATGGCGACTGCCCGCGATGGCTGCAGGAGAACAAGGTAACAAATCTGGCGACCGCGTTGCCCTTCCTCGATGGACTCATTGTTCGCCCGGGCGAGTACTTCTCATTTTGTCACGTGGTCGGTCGACCAACGCGTGCGCGCGGCTTCGTCGACGGGATGGAATTGGCGCAGGGCCGCGCACGCCCCGGCGTCGGTGGTGGAATCTGCCAGCTCGCAAACATGATCCACTGGCTGGCTCTGCATAGCCCGCTTGTCGTCGTTGAACGAAGTACTCACAGCATGGACCCCTTCCCAGACCGCGAACGAAGTATCCCCTTCGGAACGGGTGCGTCCATTTTCTACAACTACATCGATCTTGTGATTCATAATCCAACGAGAAGCACGTTTCAGTTTCGCTTCCAGTTGTCGACGCGCGATTTAATAGGTGAGCTACGAAGTTCCAAGCGTCTTAAGTATTCGTACTCGGTATTCGAGCGCGAACACCGGTTCGTGCGTCAAGGGGGTGACGTATTTCGGGAGAATTCGTTGTGGCGCCGCATTCGACTCCGCCAAGGGGGAGCCCTTATCGGCGAGGAATTCATCAAGCGAAACCGAGCGCGCGTCCTCTACGAGGTCGAGCCGCAGATCGTGGAAGCCGCTTGA
- a CDS encoding LysR family transcriptional regulator, translating into MVATLDDIVLFSVFSRVVEKKSFTAAAAALGVTKATVSQRIATLEDRCAARLFHRTTRRLSVTHEGQQLYEACMNMTLDADSAATLIDRVGRIPCGQLRVTVPTGFGVSEVVPALAAFYTRFPDITVGLILTDQQLDLLEHRIDVAIRVSNHLADSAYGGRKIGDVAMVVCAAPSYLEKHGEPRGPGDLSSHSCLDFLPSTNRWAFRVNGKDVVVPVRGPFQCNDILALREAAILGSGLAMLPRPLVAEHIDARRLRPVLSEFARPPLAIWVLYPDKRNIPAKARVFIEHVAAWVARTHSASES; encoded by the coding sequence ATGGTGGCGACACTCGATGACATCGTGCTGTTCAGCGTGTTCTCGCGCGTGGTGGAAAAGAAGTCGTTCACGGCCGCCGCGGCGGCACTCGGGGTGACGAAGGCGACCGTGAGCCAGCGCATTGCCACACTCGAGGACCGGTGCGCGGCACGCCTGTTTCATCGAACCACGCGGCGGCTATCGGTAACCCATGAAGGACAACAGCTCTACGAAGCCTGCATGAACATGACGCTCGATGCGGATAGCGCGGCAACGCTCATCGATCGCGTCGGCCGTATCCCTTGCGGGCAGTTGCGCGTGACGGTGCCGACAGGTTTCGGAGTCAGCGAGGTGGTTCCGGCGCTTGCTGCGTTCTACACCCGATTTCCAGACATTACCGTTGGCCTCATTCTCACGGACCAGCAGCTGGACCTGCTCGAGCACCGCATCGACGTGGCCATCCGCGTCTCGAATCACCTCGCCGATTCGGCGTACGGCGGTCGAAAGATAGGAGACGTTGCGATGGTGGTCTGCGCTGCGCCGAGCTACCTGGAAAAACATGGCGAGCCACGCGGGCCAGGCGATCTTTCGAGCCACTCGTGTCTCGATTTCTTGCCTTCGACGAACCGATGGGCCTTCCGTGTAAACGGAAAGGACGTCGTCGTTCCGGTTCGTGGCCCTTTCCAGTGCAACGATATCCTGGCCCTTCGCGAGGCCGCCATTCTCGGCAGTGGCCTTGCCATGCTTCCGCGTCCTCTCGTAGCGGAACACATCGATGCTCGAAGACTCCGCCCGGTGCTGTCGGAGTTTGCGAGACCGCCGCTCGCCATATGGGTTCTCTATCCGGACAAGCGGAACATACCTGCAAAGGCGCGCGTCTTCATCGAGCACGTTGCTGCGTGGGTTGCCCGAACCCACAGCGCGTCGGAGAGCTGA
- a CDS encoding NAD(P)H-dependent oxidoreductase, whose amino-acid sequence MAAFDGYLFITAEYNHGVTGVLKNALDYLARELQRKPAAFVGYGGVGGSRAVEHLRHILAEMHVATLKHTVHICLVEMLRMLREGKTMADYPYLDHAAKPMLDDLVWWANTLKSGREKRS is encoded by the coding sequence ATGGCCGCGTTCGATGGGTACCTCTTCATCACCGCCGAATACAATCATGGCGTGACGGGCGTATTGAAGAATGCTTTGGATTACCTCGCTCGCGAGCTACAACGCAAGCCCGCCGCCTTCGTCGGATACGGCGGCGTGGGAGGATCGCGTGCGGTCGAGCACCTCCGACACATTTTGGCGGAGATGCACGTTGCCACACTCAAGCACACCGTGCATATCTGCTTGGTCGAGATGCTTCGAATGCTGCGCGAGGGCAAAACGATGGCGGATTATCCGTACCTCGATCATGCCGCAAAGCCCATGCTCGACGATTTGGTATGGTGGGCCAATACGCTCAAGTCGGGGCGCGAGAAGCGTTCGTGA
- a CDS encoding PDZ domain-containing protein, which yields MTPVNELPPLRVPRRRNTFGEPPADLGYTLREPPPGTDLDQVQRLIGVVRPGGAAAKAGLQAGDEIVSVEGQDVTGANGYLYPALITVSQGTTVTLGLRRGETVVLQPEKRATAGKPQ from the coding sequence GTGACGCCCGTCAATGAGCTGCCGCCGCTTCGCGTTCCACGCCGTCGAAATACGTTCGGCGAGCCACCCGCGGACCTGGGCTACACCCTTCGGGAGCCGCCTCCGGGAACGGATCTCGATCAAGTCCAACGCCTCATCGGCGTGGTGCGTCCCGGCGGGGCAGCCGCGAAGGCGGGCCTTCAGGCTGGCGACGAGATCGTATCCGTCGAGGGCCAGGACGTGACCGGGGCGAACGGGTACCTCTATCCCGCGCTCATCACGGTTTCTCAGGGCACGACGGTCACCCTCGGCCTGCGCCGCGGGGAAACGGTCGTCCTCCAGCCCGAAAAGCGCGCGACCGCCGGCAAGCCTCAGTGA